A genomic window from Struthio camelus isolate bStrCam1 chromosome 2, bStrCam1.hap1, whole genome shotgun sequence includes:
- the BASP1 gene encoding brain acid soluble protein 1, producing the protein MGGKLSKKKKGYSVNDEKAKDKDKKAEGAAAEEEETPKEAEAVQPTTETAEVKENKEEKDEKDSQVAANKTEEKEGEKEKAVTQEETQKPEPEKSEAVVDAKVEPQKSNEPVPKQEEQPSAAAPAAGSEAPKPSEPSSDAKVSQPSEATATSKADDKSKEEGEAKKTEAPAAPAAQETKSEVAPASDSKPSSSEAAPSSKETAAASEAPSATAKASDPAALPEEAKPSEAPAANSDQTIAVQD; encoded by the coding sequence ATGGGAGGCAAACTGAGCAAGAAGAAGAAGGGGTACAGCGTGAATGATGAAAAAGCTAAAGACAAAGACAAgaaggctgaaggagcagctgctgaggaagaggagaCTCCAAAGGAGGCCGAGGCCGTGCAGCCCACCACGGAGACCGCAGAAGTGAAGGAGAACAAGGAGGAGAAGGATGAAAAAGATTCTCAGGTCGCTGCCAACAAGAcggaagaaaaagaaggggagaaggagaaagcagtgaCCCAGGAAGAAACCCAGAAACCTGAACCAGAGAAGTCGGAGGCCGTTGTTGATGCGAAAGTGGAGCCGCAGAAGAGCAACGAGCCGGTGCCCAAGCAAGAGGAGCAGCCTtcggctgctgctcccgctgccggTAGCGAAGCACCGAAACCTTCTGAGCCTAGCAGTGACGCCAAGGTTTCCCAGCCTTCAGAAGCCACGGCTACTAGTAAAGCAGATGACAAGagcaaagaggaaggggaagccAAAAAGACTGAGGCTCCCGCAGCGCCCGCAGCCCAAGAAACTAAAAGCGAAgtggccccagcttcagactcaaAACCTAGCAGCAGCGAGGCTGCCCCTTCTTCCAAGGAGACGGCGGCAGCGTCGGAAGCACCTAGTGCCACTGCTAAGGCCTCAGACCCTGCAGCCCTCCCAGAGGAAGCGAAACCTTCTGAAGCTCCGGCGGCTAATTCGGATCAAACCATAGCAGTGCAAGATTAA